A genomic window from Diospyros lotus cultivar Yz01 chromosome 2, ASM1463336v1, whole genome shotgun sequence includes:
- the LOC127794817 gene encoding putative UPF0481 protein At3g02645, whose protein sequence is MSEIEPTMNMNLISSSSSCFFDEQRWVIQIRKTLDEQVLEEEIDIPACIFNVPKKLLATDPYSYIPQHVALGPYHYWRPELYETQRHKLAAAKRTQKQLPQDFKFQYFVDELAKLEPRIRGCYHKYLDYNGETLAWMMAIDAAFLLEFIQTPVGRKSAHEAILRDLVMLENQIPMFLLTKLLEFLQFSPAPESADKKLFSMLMGLCKEISPFKTVEKFPNSNLGQCPHLLDFLYHAIVPKLHEPPSEFCIKVDDQQSKAKESKEEEEGSQSFGNSNQVKQLLVELWKMIQKSSRGPLHGIKRILLSGPVQVILKLPWTIISNLPGLRLLKPALEYLFFSQNTQQTNQETQSSISDANVNKPPLVEEIAIPSVTELSSAGVRFSPTNGSVMSIAFNAASATLYLPAVRLEANTEVTLRNLVAYEACNESGPLIFSRYTELMNGIIDTAEDARLLRGRGIILNHLKSDGEAADLWNGMCKSVRLTRVPFLDKVIEDVNKYHNGRWKVKLRGFLRLYVFESWKFLTLLGAVLLLLFMSLQELCSVYSCARMFHIKSI, encoded by the coding sequence ATGTCTGAAATTGAACCCACCATGAATATGAACTTGATCTCCAGTTCAAGCTCCTGTTTCTTTGACGAGCAAAGATGGGTGATTCAGATTCGGAAAACCCTAGACGAACAAGTACTGGAAGAAGAGATCGATATCCCAGCCTGCATCTTCAATGTCCCCAAGAAGCTCTTGGCCACGGACCCTTATTCCTATATCCCTCAACACGTCGCCTTAGGCCCTTACCATTACTGGCGACCCGAGCTCTACGAGACGCAGCGCCACAAACTCGCCGCCGCCAAACGAACCCAGAAACAGCTTCCTCAGGATTTCAAATTCCAGTATTTTGTAGACGAGTTGGCCAAGCTCGAGCCCCGAATCCGAGGTTGCTACCACAAATACTTGGATTATAACGGCGAGACCTTGGCCTGGATGATGGCCATCGACGCCGCCTTCTTGCTGGAATTCATTCAAACTCCTGTCGGAAGAAAGTCTGCGCACGAGGCCATTCTGCGGGATTTGGTGATGCTCGAGAATCAAATTCCCATGTTTTTACTCACAAAGTTGTTGGAGTTTTTGCAGTTTTCGCCGGCGCCGGAATCGGCCGACAAGAAGCTTTTTTCCATGTTGATGGGATTATGTAAAGAGATTTCGCCGTTTAAGACGGTGGAAAAATTTCCAAATTCCAACCTTGGGCAATGCCCGCACTTACTGGACTTTTTATACCACGCTATCGTGCCCAAATTACACGAGCCGCCATCTGAGTTCTGTATTAAAGTTGATGATCAACAAAGTAAAGCCAAAGagagcaaagaagaagaagaaggcagccAATCTTTCGGGAATTCAAATCAGGTTAAACAACTGCTTGTTGAACTCTGGAAAATGATCCAGAAATCAAGTCGAGGGCCGCTTCATGGCATCAAAAGAATACTTCTTTCCGGGCCGGTTCAGGTTATATTGAAACTTCCATGGACGATAATCTCAAACCTTCCAGGACTCAGGCTCTTGAAACCGGCATTGGAGTACTTATTCTTCTCCCAGAACACCCAACAAACCAACCAAGAAACCCAGAGCTCAATCTCCGATGCCAACGTCAACAAGCCTCCGTTGGTGGAGGAGATTGCCATCCCTTCCGTCACAGAGCTGTCCAGCGCCGGCGTCCGGTTCTCCCCCACGAACGGCTCCGTCATGTCCATCGCCTTCAACGCCGCATCGGCCACGCTCTACCTCCCCGCCGTCCGGCTGGAGGCCAACACGGAGGTCACTCTCCGAAACCTAGTGGCCTACGAAGCATGCAACGAATCGGGGCCGTTGATTTTCAGCCGATACACCGAACTAATGAACGGGATCATCGACACGGCCGAAGATGCCAGATTGCTCAGAGGAAGGGGGATCATTCTAAACCATTTGAAGAGCGACGGAGAGGCTGCCGATCTCTGGAACGGTATGTGCAAATCTGTGAGGTTGACGAGAGTGCCGTTTCTGGACAAAGTGATCGAAGATGTGAATAAGTATCACAACGGCAGGTGGAAGGTGAAGCTCCGGGGCTTCCTGAGGCTGTATGTGTTTGAGTCATGGAAGTTTCTGACGCTGCTGGGGGCGgtgttgctgctgctgttcATGAGCTTACAGGAGCTTTGTTCGGTGTATAGCTGTGCTCGAATGTTTCATATCAAAAGCATTTGA